One window of the Kineosporia corallincola genome contains the following:
- a CDS encoding MFS transporter, which produces MSSSPWAPLRRPVFRALWAAQLTSNVGGWMQSVGAQWFLVRETHSPALVALVQSASLVPVLLLSLVAGVLADALDRRRLLLTTTTLSAVAATVLVVLDLSGGLAPWSLLTATFTLGCLSALTSPAWQAVQPELVPREEIPAAASLGSVTVNAARAVGPAAAGVIVGFTGPWAVFALNALSFLGVLVVLLRWRREPRRAPLGRERHGEALLAGVRYVRSAPGVRRILLRAALFAVPACALWALLPTVATGELGLGSGGYGLLLGVLGAGAVLGVVVLPGLRRRFGSSTLLAGSALVYALGLAAPSLGSVALLVPVFVLTGISWIVTLTTLNAALQLTLADWVRARGVAFYLLVFMGGQGVASFGWGLLAGGIGSTPTLLVAAGLLVLTGLSVAVLPLREGTGTLDRTITALSAGQPQLVFEPDPVDGPVTIEIDYTVRPGGGTAFVTAMRAVERSRRRTGATSWTLERSGDDEHAYREQFSVRSWGEFTRAGLTRWTGYDHAGLDAALALVEGTARERHYFPAA; this is translated from the coding sequence GTGAGTTCCTCGCCCTGGGCCCCGTTGCGCCGCCCCGTCTTCCGTGCCCTGTGGGCAGCCCAGCTCACCTCCAACGTGGGCGGGTGGATGCAGTCGGTCGGCGCGCAGTGGTTCCTGGTGCGGGAGACCCACTCCCCCGCGCTGGTCGCCCTGGTGCAGAGTGCGTCCCTGGTTCCGGTGCTGCTGCTCTCCCTGGTGGCGGGTGTGCTCGCCGACGCCCTCGACCGGCGTCGTCTGCTGCTGACCACCACCACGCTGTCCGCCGTCGCCGCCACCGTCCTGGTGGTGCTCGACCTGTCCGGCGGCCTGGCCCCCTGGTCGCTGCTCACCGCGACCTTCACCCTGGGCTGCCTGTCCGCCCTGACCAGCCCGGCCTGGCAGGCGGTGCAGCCGGAACTGGTTCCGCGCGAGGAGATCCCGGCGGCGGCGTCGCTGGGCAGCGTCACCGTGAACGCGGCCCGCGCGGTCGGCCCGGCGGCGGCCGGGGTGATCGTCGGGTTCACCGGGCCCTGGGCGGTGTTCGCCCTCAACGCCCTGTCGTTCCTGGGGGTGCTGGTCGTGCTGCTGCGCTGGCGGCGGGAACCGCGCCGTGCCCCGCTGGGCCGCGAACGCCACGGTGAGGCCCTGCTGGCCGGGGTGCGGTATGTGCGCTCGGCCCCGGGCGTGCGTCGCATCCTGCTGCGGGCGGCGCTCTTCGCCGTCCCCGCCTGTGCGCTCTGGGCCCTGCTGCCGACCGTCGCCACCGGCGAACTGGGGCTCGGGTCGGGCGGTTACGGCCTGCTGCTCGGGGTGCTGGGCGCGGGCGCGGTGCTCGGCGTGGTGGTGCTGCCCGGGCTGCGCCGGCGGTTCGGGTCGTCCACGCTGCTGGCCGGCTCGGCCCTGGTCTACGCCCTCGGCCTGGCCGCGCCGTCGCTGGGCTCGGTCGCCCTGCTGGTGCCGGTGTTCGTGCTCACCGGCATCTCCTGGATCGTCACGCTGACCACCCTGAACGCCGCCCTTCAGCTCACCCTCGCGGACTGGGTGAGGGCCCGTGGCGTGGCTTTCTACCTGCTGGTCTTCATGGGCGGGCAGGGTGTGGCGTCGTTCGGCTGGGGTCTGCTGGCCGGAGGGATCGGCAGCACCCCCACCCTGCTGGTCGCGGCCGGTCTGCTGGTGCTCACCGGCCTGAGCGTCGCCGTGCTGCCGCTGCGCGAGGGCACCGGCACACTCGACCGAACCATCACGGCGCTGAGCGCCGGGCAGCCGCAGCTGGTGTTCGAGCCCGACCCGGTCGACGGGCCGGTCACCATCGAGATCGACTACACCGTGAGGCCTGGCGGCGGAACAGCATTCGTGACGGCGATGCGCGCGGTCGAGCGCTCCCGCCGTCGCACCGGCGCCACCTCGTGGACGCTGGAGCGCAGCGGCGACGACGAGCACGCCTACCGCGAGCAGTTCTCCGTGCGTTCCTGGGGCGAGTTCACCCGGGCCGGCCTGACCCGCTGGACCGGCTACGACCACGCCGGGCTGGACGCCGCGCTCGCGCTGGTCGAGGGCACCGCACGGGAGCGGCACTACTTCCCGGCCGCCTGA
- a CDS encoding NAD(P)/FAD-dependent oxidoreductase, whose protein sequence is MRAPLWPAVDPGSSRAPLESDLLVDLLVVGGGFTGLWAALLAARRDPGRRVALVEAGTLGWAASGRNGGFVSASLTHGVANGLARWPGEMALLERLGRENLDAVEQTVREYGIDCGWTRSGELVAAVRPWQVAELRELVEVSGRLGNEARLVDGDGARAVANSPTYLAGAVFPHSTATVEPSRLARGLARAAERLGVQIFEGSRVEALRDEGSRVAAWVVTGLPVGSRHRWGTTETSQKSTPVREFTVRADRVVLGTGVFPSPLRRLRLFTVPVWDHVLSTEPLGDRQWDALGWKGGEGISDAGNQFHYYRTTQDRRVVWGGYDAHYYFGSDLAQRRMRREQTEKRLAEHFFTTFPQLRGLRFGHVWAGAIDTSTRFTPFWTPALGRKVVSVQGYTGLGVGSSRFGAQVALDLLEGAQNERTRLTMVRRPPVPFPPEPLRWAGIQLTRSALARADAENGRRNRWLRTLDRLGLGFDS, encoded by the coding sequence GTGCGCGCGCCACTCTGGCCGGCCGTGGACCCGGGCTCGTCCCGGGCTCCGCTGGAGTCCGACCTGCTGGTCGACCTGCTGGTGGTGGGCGGCGGATTCACCGGGTTGTGGGCGGCGCTGCTGGCCGCGCGGCGCGACCCGGGCCGCCGCGTCGCCCTGGTCGAGGCGGGCACGCTGGGCTGGGCGGCGAGCGGCCGTAACGGCGGGTTCGTGTCGGCGTCGCTGACCCACGGCGTGGCCAACGGGCTGGCCCGCTGGCCCGGTGAGATGGCGCTGCTGGAGCGGCTGGGCCGGGAGAACCTGGACGCCGTCGAGCAGACCGTGCGGGAGTACGGGATCGACTGCGGGTGGACGCGTTCCGGCGAGCTGGTGGCCGCGGTGCGGCCCTGGCAGGTGGCCGAGCTGCGCGAGCTGGTCGAGGTGTCGGGCCGGCTGGGGAACGAGGCCAGGCTGGTCGACGGGGACGGTGCCCGGGCGGTCGCGAACTCGCCCACCTACCTGGCCGGGGCGGTGTTCCCGCACTCCACGGCCACGGTCGAGCCGTCCCGCCTGGCGCGTGGGCTGGCCCGGGCGGCGGAGCGACTCGGGGTACAGATCTTCGAGGGCAGCCGGGTTGAGGCGCTGCGTGACGAGGGGTCCCGGGTGGCCGCCTGGGTCGTCACCGGCCTCCCGGTCGGCTCACGGCACCGGTGGGGGACGACGGAAACCTCGCAGAAGTCCACGCCGGTAAGGGAATTCACGGTACGGGCGGACCGGGTGGTGCTGGGGACCGGTGTGTTCCCGTCGCCGTTGCGCCGGCTGCGCCTGTTCACCGTGCCGGTGTGGGACCACGTGCTGAGCACCGAGCCGCTCGGTGACCGGCAGTGGGACGCCCTGGGCTGGAAGGGTGGCGAGGGCATCTCGGACGCCGGCAACCAGTTCCACTATTACCGCACCACGCAGGACCGGCGGGTGGTGTGGGGCGGCTACGACGCGCACTACTACTTCGGGTCCGACCTGGCCCAGCGCCGGATGCGCCGGGAGCAGACCGAGAAGCGGCTGGCCGAGCACTTCTTCACCACCTTCCCGCAGCTGCGCGGGCTGCGGTTCGGGCACGTGTGGGCCGGGGCGATCGACACCAGCACCCGCTTCACCCCGTTCTGGACGCCCGCGCTCGGCCGGAAGGTGGTGTCGGTGCAGGGCTATACCGGCCTGGGGGTCGGCTCGTCGCGGTTCGGCGCGCAGGTGGCGCTCGACCTGCTGGAGGGCGCCCAGAACGAGCGCACCCGGCTCACCATGGTGCGCCGCCCGCCGGTGCCGTTCCCGCCGGAACCGTTGCGCTGGGCCGGGATCCAGCTGACCCGTTCCGCCCTGGCCCGCGCCGACGCCGAGAACGGCCGCCGCAACCGCTGGCTGCGCACGCTGGACCGGCTGGGGCTGGGGTTCGACAGCTGA
- a CDS encoding ABC transporter permease, with translation MRWLQRHALHIYGVVAFAYIFTPIAYIMVFSFNQPARTNLTWRGFTLENWANPCAAPDVCSALGNSLKIGLLSTLIATVLGTMVAFALARYRFRGRTPTNLLLFLPMATPEVVLAASLLTLFLNLKFPLGFTTIVIAHVMFSISFVVVAVKARIAGLDPRLEQAAQDLYANELETFRRITLPLVAPGIAGAALLAFSLSFDDFIITNFVSGNVNTFPKLVYVSAQRGIPASAYVIGSAMFLLAMMIVLATELFRWRRAKP, from the coding sequence ATGAGGTGGCTCCAGCGGCACGCCCTGCACATCTACGGCGTGGTGGCGTTCGCCTACATCTTCACGCCGATCGCCTACATCATGGTGTTCAGCTTCAACCAGCCCGCCCGCACCAACCTCACCTGGCGCGGGTTCACGCTGGAGAACTGGGCCAACCCGTGCGCCGCGCCGGACGTCTGCTCGGCCCTGGGCAACAGCCTGAAGATCGGCCTGCTCTCCACGCTGATCGCCACGGTGCTCGGCACGATGGTGGCGTTCGCCCTGGCCCGCTACCGGTTCCGCGGCCGCACGCCGACCAATCTGCTGCTGTTCCTGCCGATGGCCACGCCGGAGGTGGTGCTGGCCGCGTCGCTGCTCACGCTGTTCCTGAACCTGAAGTTCCCGCTGGGCTTCACCACGATCGTGATCGCGCACGTGATGTTCAGCATCAGCTTCGTGGTGGTGGCGGTGAAGGCCCGGATCGCCGGGCTGGACCCACGGCTGGAGCAGGCGGCGCAGGACCTCTACGCGAACGAGCTGGAGACCTTCCGGCGGATCACCCTGCCGCTGGTCGCGCCGGGTATCGCCGGGGCCGCCCTGCTGGCGTTCAGCCTGTCGTTCGACGACTTCATCATCACCAACTTCGTCTCCGGCAACGTCAACACGTTCCCCAAGCTGGTGTATGTGTCGGCGCAGCGCGGCATCCCGGCCTCGGCCTACGTGATCGGCTCGGCGATGTTCCTGCTGGCGATGATGATCGTGCTGGCCACCGAGCTGTTCCGCTGGCGGCGTGCCAAGCCCTAG
- a CDS encoding ABC transporter permease, translating into MAAIAPHTPADPADAEELPRATGKQLRTVLLLLLPGLLWLAIFFVVPIFTLAGTSTQTPSGSGIPGEFVQTFHLANYWDAFSDYKAHFARSFLYSFLATVLCLAIGYPLAYLIAFRAGRARNLLLVLVVAPFFCSFVLRTLAWRQILADDGWVVSSLKWLHLIPQDATVTASAVAVVAGITYNYLPFMVLPLYSSLERIDPRLIEAGGDLYGNGLTVLRRVTFPLSMPGVVAGTLLTFIPASGDYVNASLLGNTRTTMIGNVVESRFFRIVDYPTAAALSFILMAIILVLVVFYVRRAGTEELV; encoded by the coding sequence ATGGCAGCGATCGCCCCCCACACCCCGGCCGACCCGGCCGACGCCGAGGAGCTGCCCCGGGCCACCGGGAAACAGCTGCGCACCGTCCTGCTCCTGCTCCTTCCCGGTCTGCTCTGGCTCGCGATCTTCTTCGTGGTCCCGATCTTCACGCTGGCCGGGACCTCCACCCAGACCCCTTCGGGCAGTGGCATTCCCGGCGAGTTCGTGCAGACCTTCCACCTGGCCAACTACTGGGACGCGTTCAGCGACTACAAGGCGCACTTCGCCCGCTCGTTCCTGTACTCGTTCCTGGCCACGGTGCTCTGCCTGGCGATCGGCTACCCGCTGGCCTACCTGATCGCCTTCCGCGCCGGCCGGGCACGCAACCTGCTGCTGGTGCTCGTGGTGGCGCCGTTCTTCTGCTCGTTCGTGCTGCGCACCCTGGCCTGGCGGCAGATTCTGGCCGACGACGGCTGGGTGGTGTCGTCGCTGAAGTGGCTGCACCTGATCCCGCAGGACGCCACGGTCACCGCCAGCGCGGTCGCGGTGGTCGCCGGGATCACCTACAACTACCTGCCTTTCATGGTGCTGCCGCTGTACTCCAGCCTGGAGCGCATCGACCCGCGGCTGATCGAGGCGGGCGGTGACCTGTACGGCAACGGCCTGACCGTGCTGCGCCGGGTGACGTTCCCGCTGTCGATGCCCGGGGTGGTGGCGGGCACGCTGCTCACGTTCATCCCGGCCTCCGGCGACTACGTGAACGCCAGCCTGCTCGGCAACACCCGCACCACGATGATCGGGAACGTGGTGGAGAGCCGGTTCTTCCGGATCGTCGACTACCCGACGGCGGCGGCCCTGAGCTTCATCCTGATGGCGATCATCCTGGTGCTGGTCGTGTTCTACGTGCGCCGGGCCGGGACGGAGGAACTGGTATGA
- a CDS encoding ABC transporter ATP-binding protein: MAEDLRLTGVSKRFASFTAVDGLDLTIAQGEFFAVLGPSGCGKTTTLRMIAGLEDPTEGSIHLGDLDVTHKKPYQRPVNTVFQNYALFPHLTIFENVAFGLRRRGVKDVKRQAGDALDLVELGHLAGRKPAQLSGGQQQRIALARAVVNRPKVLLLDEPLGALDLKLRRQMQIELKRIQMEVGITFVHVTHDQEEAMTMADRVAVMNHGRVEQLGPPSELYETPDTTFVANFLGQSNLVPVRRAGTDGDHVVVETHGQKVRVRRARCVEANDLLLGVRPEKVRILAESERTSPHLNVLTGGVVLDASYLGVSTQYLVRMPWGQNLTVFAQNLGVGERFRDGERAVLAWEPDHGFGLAGDADAGVDDELVAAKG; the protein is encoded by the coding sequence ATGGCCGAAGACCTCCGCCTCACCGGCGTCAGCAAGCGGTTCGCCTCGTTCACCGCCGTCGACGGTCTCGACCTGACGATCGCGCAGGGCGAGTTCTTCGCCGTGCTCGGCCCGTCGGGCTGCGGCAAGACCACGACGCTGCGGATGATCGCCGGCCTGGAGGACCCCACCGAAGGGTCCATCCACCTGGGCGATCTCGACGTCACGCACAAGAAGCCGTACCAGCGGCCGGTGAACACGGTGTTCCAGAACTACGCCCTGTTCCCGCACCTGACGATCTTCGAGAACGTGGCGTTCGGCCTGCGCCGGCGCGGGGTGAAGGACGTGAAGCGGCAGGCCGGCGACGCGCTCGACCTGGTCGAGCTGGGGCACCTGGCGGGGCGCAAGCCCGCGCAGCTGTCCGGTGGCCAGCAGCAGCGGATCGCGCTGGCCCGGGCCGTGGTCAACCGGCCGAAGGTGCTGCTGCTCGACGAGCCGCTGGGCGCGCTGGACCTGAAACTCCGCCGCCAGATGCAGATCGAGCTCAAGCGCATCCAGATGGAGGTCGGCATCACCTTCGTGCATGTCACCCACGACCAGGAGGAGGCCATGACGATGGCCGACCGGGTCGCGGTGATGAACCACGGCAGGGTCGAGCAGCTGGGCCCGCCGAGTGAGCTGTACGAGACGCCGGACACCACGTTCGTGGCCAACTTCCTCGGCCAGTCCAACCTGGTGCCGGTGCGCCGGGCGGGCACCGACGGCGACCACGTGGTGGTCGAGACGCACGGGCAGAAGGTGCGGGTGCGCCGCGCACGGTGTGTCGAGGCGAACGACCTGCTCCTCGGGGTTCGCCCGGAGAAGGTGCGCATCCTCGCCGAGTCCGAGCGGACGTCCCCTCATCTGAACGTGCTCACCGGCGGGGTGGTGCTGGACGCCAGCTACCTCGGCGTGTCCACGCAGTACCTGGTGCGGATGCCGTGGGGGCAGAATCTCACGGTGTTCGCCCAGAACCTCGGTGTGGGAGAGCGTTTCCGGGACGGCGAGAGGGCGGTGCTGGCCTGGGAGCCGGACCACGGTTTCGGGCTGGCCGGCGACGCCGACGCCGGTGTGGACGACGAACTCGTCGCGGCGAAGGGCTGA
- a CDS encoding ABC transporter substrate-binding protein: MSQRRRPLSPEAAAVIRAQRSAGRLSRRSLFAGAGTLGLGATLAACGTSGTATGSSGATAPSAAQDRSATDKVVNWANWALYLDYDDKSKNYPTLEAFQKETGIKATYDEAIEDNDSYYGKVQGQLANGQDIGKDIIVFTDYMAARVIEQGYVQKLNRENIPNAGNILDNLTDVDFDKGREYSLTWQSGYAGLAWNKEKLPQGLKSVDDLWSPALKGKVEVLSEMRDTLGLIMLQQGVDISGDFTSDQFGDAVAVLEKQLNNGQIRQVKGNSYAQDLISGDAIAVIAWSGDITALNAENGDKWGFALPEAGGTMWSDNMLVPIGSPHKTNAETLMNYYYEPEVAAEVAAYVNYICPVKGAQDVLAKSKDKELRALTTNPNIFPTDADLAKVKVFRTLTGTEETEFASEFQRVLGN, from the coding sequence ATGTCCCAGCGTCGCCGCCCGCTGTCCCCCGAAGCCGCGGCCGTGATCCGTGCCCAGCGCTCCGCCGGCCGGCTCTCCCGCCGCTCGCTCTTCGCCGGTGCCGGCACCCTCGGGCTCGGTGCCACCCTGGCCGCCTGCGGAACCTCGGGCACGGCCACCGGCAGCTCCGGGGCCACCGCGCCGTCCGCCGCGCAGGACCGCTCGGCCACCGACAAGGTGGTGAACTGGGCGAACTGGGCGCTGTACCTGGACTACGACGACAAGAGCAAGAACTACCCGACTCTGGAGGCCTTCCAGAAGGAGACGGGGATCAAGGCGACGTACGACGAGGCGATCGAGGACAACGACTCGTACTACGGAAAGGTGCAGGGGCAGCTGGCCAACGGCCAGGACATCGGCAAGGACATCATCGTCTTCACCGACTACATGGCCGCCCGGGTGATCGAGCAGGGCTATGTGCAGAAGCTGAACCGGGAGAACATCCCGAACGCCGGCAACATCCTGGACAACCTCACCGACGTCGACTTCGACAAGGGCCGCGAGTACTCCCTCACCTGGCAGTCCGGTTACGCGGGCCTGGCCTGGAACAAGGAGAAGCTGCCGCAGGGCCTGAAGAGCGTGGACGACCTGTGGAGCCCCGCGCTCAAGGGCAAGGTCGAGGTGCTCTCCGAAATGCGGGACACCCTGGGCCTGATCATGCTCCAGCAGGGTGTCGACATCTCCGGCGACTTCACCTCCGACCAGTTCGGCGACGCCGTCGCGGTGCTCGAGAAGCAGCTGAACAACGGCCAGATCCGCCAGGTCAAGGGGAACTCGTACGCGCAGGACCTGATCTCCGGCGACGCGATCGCGGTGATCGCCTGGTCGGGCGACATCACCGCGCTGAACGCCGAGAACGGCGACAAGTGGGGATTCGCGCTGCCGGAGGCCGGCGGCACGATGTGGAGCGACAACATGCTCGTGCCGATCGGCTCGCCGCACAAGACGAACGCCGAGACGCTCATGAACTACTACTACGAGCCCGAGGTGGCGGCCGAGGTGGCCGCCTACGTGAACTACATCTGCCCGGTCAAGGGTGCCCAGGACGTGCTGGCCAAGAGCAAGGACAAGGAGCTGCGGGCCCTCACGACCAACCCGAACATCTTCCCGACCGACGCGGACCTGGCCAAGGTCAAGGTGTTCCGCACCCTGACCGGCACCGAGGAGACCGAGTTCGCCTCCGAGTTCCAGCGCGTTCTCGGCAACTGA
- a CDS encoding Lrp/AsnC family transcriptional regulator codes for MGLVYGEDQRVTRKPVRPSGPHASQPLDETSKRIIEQLQEDGRRPYAAIGKAVGLSEAAVRQRVQRLLDGGVMQIVAVTDPLQVGFARQAMIGVKVEGEIEPVADELSAMAEVDYVVVTAGSFDLLVEVVCEDDDHLLDLVSAQIRKLPGVRSTETFVYLKLRKQLYNWGTR; via the coding sequence ATGGGCCTGGTCTACGGTGAAGATCAGAGGGTGACCCGTAAACCCGTACGGCCCTCCGGACCGCACGCCTCGCAGCCGCTCGACGAGACCTCCAAGCGCATCATCGAGCAGCTCCAGGAAGACGGCCGGCGTCCGTATGCCGCCATCGGCAAGGCCGTGGGCCTGTCCGAGGCGGCCGTCCGGCAGCGCGTGCAGCGGCTGCTCGACGGTGGGGTGATGCAGATCGTCGCCGTCACCGACCCGCTCCAGGTGGGTTTCGCGCGGCAGGCGATGATCGGCGTGAAGGTCGAGGGAGAGATCGAGCCGGTCGCCGACGAGCTGTCGGCGATGGCCGAGGTGGACTACGTGGTGGTCACCGCCGGTTCGTTCGACCTCCTGGTCGAGGTGGTGTGTGAGGACGACGACCACCTGCTCGACCTGGTCAGTGCGCAGATCCGCAAACTGCCCGGGGTGCGCTCCACCGAGACCTTCGTCTATCTCAAACTCCGCAAGCAGCTCTACAACTGGGGTACCCGATGA
- a CDS encoding aspartate aminotransferase family protein: protein MTTDALTQAWNNSARDHLWLHFTRHSGYFGSDPEPAPVIVKGEGHHIWDSTGRKYIDGLAGLFVVQAGHGRQVLADAAAKQARELAFFPLWSYATPPAIELSERLAHYAPGDLNRVFFTTGGGEAVESAWKLAKQYWKLRGKPAKTKVISRSVAYHGTTAGALSITGIPGMKADFEPLVPGASRVPNTNIYRAAEELRDDPKRFGRWAAERIAEAIEFEGPDQVAAVFLEPVQNAGGCFPPPPGYFERVREICDQYDVLLVSDETICAFGRVGGMFACTELGYVPDMITCAKGMTSGYSPIGAMIASEKLFEPFREGTTYFPHGYTFGGHPVSAAVGLANLELFESEGLLENVRTNAPVFRATLEKLLDLPIVGDVRGEGYFYGIELVKDKTTRETFDEDESERLLRGFLSKALFDAGLYCRADDRGDPVIQLSPPLTMGPAEFTEIEGILRSVLTEAWTRL, encoded by the coding sequence ATGACCACTGACGCACTGACCCAGGCCTGGAACAACTCGGCCCGCGACCACCTCTGGCTCCACTTCACCCGCCACTCCGGCTATTTCGGCTCCGACCCCGAGCCCGCCCCGGTGATCGTGAAGGGCGAGGGCCACCACATCTGGGACTCGACCGGCCGCAAGTACATCGACGGCCTGGCCGGGCTGTTCGTGGTGCAGGCCGGGCACGGCCGCCAGGTGCTGGCCGACGCTGCCGCGAAGCAGGCCAGGGAGCTGGCGTTCTTCCCGCTCTGGTCCTACGCCACGCCGCCCGCGATCGAGCTGTCCGAGAGGCTGGCGCACTACGCGCCGGGCGACCTGAACCGGGTCTTCTTCACCACCGGCGGCGGCGAGGCCGTCGAGTCCGCCTGGAAGCTGGCCAAGCAGTACTGGAAGCTGCGCGGAAAGCCCGCCAAGACCAAGGTGATCTCGCGGTCGGTCGCTTACCACGGCACCACCGCCGGCGCCCTGTCGATCACCGGGATCCCCGGTATGAAGGCCGATTTCGAGCCGCTGGTGCCGGGTGCCTCCCGGGTGCCGAACACCAACATCTACCGGGCCGCCGAGGAACTGCGCGACGACCCCAAGCGGTTCGGCCGCTGGGCCGCGGAGCGGATCGCCGAGGCGATCGAGTTCGAGGGCCCCGACCAGGTGGCCGCGGTGTTCCTGGAGCCGGTGCAGAACGCCGGCGGCTGTTTCCCGCCCCCGCCCGGCTACTTCGAGCGGGTGCGCGAGATCTGCGACCAGTACGACGTGCTGCTGGTGTCGGACGAGACGATCTGCGCGTTCGGCCGGGTCGGCGGCATGTTCGCCTGCACCGAGCTGGGCTACGTGCCCGACATGATCACCTGCGCCAAGGGCATGACCAGCGGCTACTCCCCGATCGGCGCGATGATCGCGAGCGAGAAGCTGTTCGAGCCGTTCCGCGAGGGCACCACCTACTTCCCGCACGGCTACACCTTCGGCGGGCACCCGGTGTCGGCCGCGGTCGGCCTGGCCAACCTGGAGCTGTTCGAGTCCGAGGGCCTGCTGGAGAACGTGCGCACCAACGCGCCGGTGTTCCGCGCCACCCTGGAGAAGCTGCTCGACCTGCCGATCGTCGGTGACGTGCGCGGCGAGGGCTACTTCTACGGGATCGAGCTGGTCAAGGACAAGACCACCCGGGAGACCTTCGACGAGGACGAGTCCGAGCGCCTGCTGCGGGGTTTCCTGTCCAAGGCACTGTTCGACGCGGGCCTGTACTGCCGTGCCGACGACCGCGGCGACCCGGTGATCCAGCTGTCGCCGCCACTGACCATGGGCCCGGCCGAGTTCACCGAGATCGAGGGCATCCTGCGCTCGGTGCTGACCGAGGCGTGGACCCGGTTGTGA
- a CDS encoding NAD(P)/FAD-dependent oxidoreductase: MDQVADDLVPRPRLDGDLDVDVCVVGGGLTGLWTAYYLLKEQPSLRIAVLEAQIAGFGASGRNGGWCSALFPVSVTALARRHGLPAALAMRRTMNETVGEVGRVAAAEGIDCHFVRGGTIELARSGVQLERVRSAVAADVARGGIDGYEIWDAGETAARVRASGVVGAGYTPHCARLQPALLVRGLAGVVERMGGVILERTPALEILPAGGGHGPRVRTAYGTVSAEHVVRATEAWTSQLPGTRRAIAPVYSLMVATEPLPASFWAQVGLERGETFTDARHLVIYGQRTADDRIAFGGRGAPYHFGSRISPDLDQHARVHEALRHTLTELFPALRGHAFTHSWGGALGIARDWNASAGLDRRSGIGWAGGYVGDGLSTTNLAGRTLRDLLLNRDTALTALPWVNHRSRNWEPEPLRWLGTNAGLTAMTAADHEERLTSRPSLAARLMSPLLGH, from the coding sequence ATGGATCAGGTTGCTGACGACCTGGTCCCCCGCCCCCGCCTGGACGGCGACCTGGACGTGGACGTCTGCGTCGTCGGCGGCGGCCTGACCGGTCTGTGGACGGCCTACTACCTGCTGAAGGAACAGCCGTCGCTGCGGATCGCGGTGCTGGAGGCGCAGATCGCGGGCTTCGGTGCGAGCGGGCGTAACGGCGGCTGGTGTTCCGCGCTGTTCCCGGTTTCGGTGACGGCGCTGGCCCGCCGTCACGGCCTGCCCGCGGCGCTGGCCATGCGCCGCACGATGAACGAGACGGTGGGCGAGGTCGGCCGGGTGGCCGCGGCGGAGGGCATCGACTGCCACTTCGTTCGTGGCGGCACGATCGAGCTCGCCCGCTCCGGCGTGCAGCTGGAGCGGGTGCGCTCGGCGGTGGCGGCCGACGTCGCGCGCGGCGGCATCGACGGCTACGAGATCTGGGACGCCGGTGAGACCGCCGCCCGCGTGCGGGCTTCCGGGGTGGTCGGCGCCGGGTACACCCCGCACTGCGCGCGGCTCCAGCCCGCGCTGCTGGTGCGCGGGCTGGCCGGCGTGGTGGAGCGGATGGGCGGGGTGATCCTGGAACGCACCCCGGCACTGGAGATCCTGCCCGCCGGGGGCGGTCACGGCCCCCGGGTGCGCACCGCCTACGGCACCGTGTCGGCGGAGCACGTGGTGCGGGCCACCGAGGCCTGGACGTCGCAGTTGCCGGGCACCCGCCGGGCGATCGCGCCGGTCTACTCGCTGATGGTCGCCACCGAGCCGCTGCCCGCGTCGTTCTGGGCCCAGGTCGGCCTGGAGCGCGGCGAGACCTTCACCGACGCAAGGCATCTGGTGATCTACGGACAGCGCACCGCCGACGACCGGATCGCCTTCGGCGGGCGCGGCGCCCCCTATCACTTCGGCTCGCGCATCAGCCCGGACCTCGATCAGCACGCCCGGGTGCACGAGGCCCTGCGGCACACCCTGACCGAGCTGTTCCCGGCGCTCCGGGGACACGCCTTCACGCACAGCTGGGGCGGTGCGCTCGGCATCGCCCGGGACTGGAACGCCTCGGCCGGCCTGGACCGGCGCTCCGGCATCGGCTGGGCCGGGGGCTATGTCGGCGACGGGCTGTCCACCACCAACCTGGCCGGGCGCACGCTGCGGGACCTGTTGCTGAACCGCGACACCGCGCTGACCGCCCTGCCCTGGGTGAATCACCGCTCCCGCAACTGGGAACCAGAACCGCTGCGCTGGCTCGGCACCAACGCCGGGCTGACCGCGATGACGGCCGCGGACCACGAGGAACGCCTCACCTCCCGGCCGTCGCTGGCCGCCCGGCTGATGTCACCGCTGCTCGGCCACTGA